A single Parabacteroides timonensis DNA region contains:
- a CDS encoding BF2992 family fimbrillin-A clan protein, whose product MMKRYLIYLIGLLVGCTAGPVEDMPDTARLVAVSFGKPDLGVPELLTRAGETVSPSPTLLPVGTTVRVGAWFTGKVGGESQEASFSTEAPTFEATYVVKADGSLSPCLVDSEGKRVEGEGKGLIVRGGVYDFYAVSPARPLQKGEDGYYKITGVPHKEDVMTGFVRGVAVTKDSQQVTLGTFRRKCAMLVFNVAPSPDNASSFEKLYGTGLVIKKISSSGADLIAGSDTGILPTGGGSGTDAQVAFVEGEFEPVEPESDPDNSGLNKTKGVILPKDSQPFEVEIDVVRNDETATLKATIDKNITFDEGKRYIFTLEVKNNESSLLMKVLDWNAVVFTDDNVGSPDTPYPDPDINEGIGTTVTVATWTKIMWSGNGDVGGDS is encoded by the coding sequence ATGATGAAACGGTATTTGATATATCTGATAGGATTACTGGTCGGTTGCACAGCCGGTCCGGTAGAGGACATGCCGGATACAGCGCGGCTGGTGGCGGTCAGTTTCGGTAAGCCAGACCTGGGTGTTCCGGAACTCCTGACCCGTGCAGGGGAAACTGTTTCTCCGTCACCGACCCTTTTACCTGTAGGGACGACCGTACGTGTCGGGGCGTGGTTTACCGGTAAGGTAGGCGGTGAATCGCAAGAGGCTTCCTTCTCTACGGAGGCACCTACGTTTGAAGCCACCTATGTGGTAAAAGCGGACGGTTCTCTGTCACCCTGCCTGGTTGATTCCGAAGGAAAGCGGGTGGAAGGAGAGGGCAAGGGTTTGATCGTACGGGGAGGCGTTTACGATTTCTATGCCGTTTCTCCGGCTCGTCCGTTGCAAAAAGGGGAGGATGGCTATTATAAGATAACAGGTGTCCCCCATAAGGAAGATGTGATGACCGGCTTTGTTCGCGGGGTGGCGGTGACGAAAGATTCACAACAGGTTACGCTCGGAACTTTCCGGCGGAAATGTGCGATGTTGGTATTCAATGTTGCCCCTTCCCCCGACAATGCCTCTTCTTTTGAGAAACTGTACGGAACGGGGCTGGTGATAAAAAAGATATCCTCTTCGGGAGCCGATCTGATAGCGGGCAGCGATACAGGTATCCTTCCTACGGGAGGCGGTAGCGGGACGGATGCACAGGTCGCATTCGTTGAAGGGGAGTTCGAACCGGTGGAACCGGAATCCGATCCGGACAATTCGGGGCTGAACAAGACGAAAGGAGTTATCCTTCCCAAAGACAGCCAGCCTTTCGAGGTAGAGATCGATGTGGTGAGGAACGATGAAACGGCGACCCTGAAAGCGACTATCGACAAGAATATCACTTTTGATGAAGGCAAACGCTATATTTTTACCCTTGAGGTGAAGAATAACGAAAGTAGCTTGCTGATGAAGGTGCTGGACTGGAATGCAGTCGTTTTCACAGACGATAATGTGGGAAGTCCCGACACCCCTTATCCTGATCCCGACATCAATGAAGGGATCGGTACGACTGTAACGGTTGCGACGTGGACGAAAATAATGTGGAGTGGAAATGGTGATGTCGGAGGAGATAGTTGA
- a CDS encoding fimbrillin family protein, with amino-acid sequence MKKFLYLLPTVFLLLCAACTEAEIVPPGPGGGDAEEGVPLSIKSLGLSLEVESRSVVTGGPGDKEPNPNPLTSVGVCVTKESSSGTVSFYASGIKSQSFTYNAVAAVPAWELAEGEDPLCLYTEKGTVYGYTPSEKSVSLSGTPKVPLMSGVKVLDKQKFYFNDGGNPVDATTDVQWETDQDDYLYCKTTGQVDRWHPEVSLLMQHALAKVSFRVSEEGEAFDGCLIKKVVLKSSGGFKKSTSAKLNLSTGGLEGTLTAVDQLIFTADGDMRGIGSELTTDETGQTAVQAFGLVIPVAGVSATLELTLDDGRVFAMKPSGSSGTDPGTFTAKWEKGYNYIYNIRMQAQGIELTDIRVAGWNDGGEYDIPME; translated from the coding sequence ATGAAAAAGTTCTTATACCTATTACCGACTGTGTTTCTATTGCTGTGTGCAGCTTGTACCGAGGCGGAAATTGTTCCGCCCGGGCCCGGTGGCGGTGATGCGGAAGAGGGTGTTCCTCTGAGTATAAAGAGCCTGGGCTTGTCGTTGGAGGTGGAATCGAGAAGCGTCGTAACGGGAGGTCCCGGCGATAAGGAACCTAACCCTAATCCGCTCACATCCGTAGGCGTATGCGTCACCAAAGAGAGTAGTAGCGGTACAGTGAGTTTCTATGCGAGCGGCATCAAAAGCCAGTCGTTTACTTACAATGCCGTTGCTGCCGTACCGGCTTGGGAGTTGGCGGAAGGAGAGGATCCCCTTTGCCTGTATACGGAGAAAGGGACAGTCTATGGTTATACTCCGTCTGAGAAAAGTGTGTCGCTTTCGGGAACTCCGAAAGTACCGTTGATGAGTGGTGTCAAGGTGCTGGATAAGCAGAAGTTCTACTTTAATGACGGTGGTAATCCGGTGGATGCTACGACCGATGTTCAATGGGAAACCGATCAGGATGATTATCTCTACTGTAAGACGACAGGGCAGGTAGACCGTTGGCATCCGGAGGTGTCGCTTCTGATGCAACATGCGCTGGCAAAGGTGAGCTTCCGCGTATCGGAGGAGGGAGAGGCTTTTGACGGTTGCCTGATAAAGAAGGTAGTACTGAAAAGTAGCGGAGGATTTAAAAAGTCTACCTCCGCCAAACTGAACCTTTCGACAGGCGGTTTGGAAGGTACGCTGACGGCAGTCGATCAACTGATATTTACAGCAGATGGGGATATGCGCGGTATCGGAAGTGAGCTTACAACGGATGAAACCGGTCAAACGGCTGTTCAGGCTTTCGGGTTGGTTATTCCGGTGGCAGGTGTGAGTGCCACATTGGAACTGACGCTGGATGACGGCCGTGTCTTTGCGATGAAGCCGTCCGGGAGTAGCGGAACTGATCCGGGCACATTTACGGCCAAGTGGGAGAAGGGATATAATTATATCTATAATATCCGCATGCAGGCGCAGGGGATTGAATTGACAGATATCCGGGTGGCAGGCTGGAATGATGGCGGAGAGTATGATATTCCGATGGAATAA